The genomic stretch GTATAGTTTTTCCATTAGCTGAGGGGCCGTCATTGGCCTACATGAAGGTGTGAAGGAGAAGCCTGTATCAAGAGCATCATCAAGATGAATAATGCCACCAAAGGTCTGCACCGGTCTCTCTTTGCTGCATACACAGGGATAACCAACTGGGTGATAATCAATCATAACAGCAGAGATTTTCTAATTAGTTTCTGTCATCTGGATTTGGAGGATTGTGAGGAATGTGTTCAGATCCCAGAGCAGATCCCAGGTGACAAATGCCCCGCTCATATCGGAGAACTGTGCCACAGCTGAATCTATAGCTGATCAGGCCATACATTTTATGTAATGATTCCCCAGTTATTTCCAGAGTGAGGTGGTAACACGCCACCCTCCCTCCAGCAGCCAGCTCCTATAGGCTAACACAGGCTGTCAGGCTGCCTGGGCCCCTGTGCTGCTGTGCAGTGGGATGCTCCATTGCAGTTGCATGGCCGCCCACATTAGCATGCCTGTCAAGGTCAAATGGgattccctctctcctctttccctctctttcacacactaGGCAGGTGCATTGTGGGATACTGTCAGAGAGGAATGAGAGAAAGGGGGGTATACAGCAGGAAGCTGAGGggtccatcttttttttttcctctctgtcagcTTAGAGGGCATCCGTGCTGTGAGAGCTGGGAGAGTGGTGAACCATTTTGAGTCAGATGTTTCCATAACTGgctcatttttctgtttctcctcctgccTTGATGAGTGAGACAGCAGACGTTTTGAGCATTGCAGCGTCATCTTAAAAATCTTACGTGATTTGAACACTGAGGGTCTCTAGTGAAAAATGGCTTCACGTTTGTTAGCAGTGAGCAGCGTCTCCCCTTCATCCAAAATGGTTTCTCTCAAAGGGTTAGTACATGCAACTGATGATTTTCTTTGGCTTGCAGAGgaataatgaagaaaatgagaagGCATTTGTCCGTGTCCGTGTGTGGTTAAAGCTCATGCTTAATTATACATGACTGCTCTCTGCCTCCTTCCCTCATtatgtctctttctgtttctctgacttCAGCCCTCATTCTGCTGTTCTACTTGGTTTTCTACTGTTTCTTGGCTGGTATGTTCGCCCTGACCATGTGGGTGATGCTGCTCACTCTGGACGATCATGCTCCGAAATACAGAGACCGCGTTCCCCATCCAGGTCAGTGTCTCTCCACATACAAGGGGAGTAACAGGGGCTTTCAGCTGTTGTAACTGGCACCATTCATTATTCATACTCGCTCCAACGAGATGCTGTCACAATAATGCGCTACATTACAGCTGCTTTTTGTATCGACCTGTTTTCGAGCATCCTCCTGTGAGATGTCAACAGCAGAGCTGAGTCGtaaatgttttctgtccagGTGTAATTCGAGACAAGCCCCAGTGCTGGCTGTGCGTTCTCTGCTCTTGTTGGGATGATATGCTACTTTATTTAGTGTCTCTGTTGCAGGATTGGTGATTCGTCCAAATACACTGGATATCTCATTCAACAAATCTGAACCACTCAAGTACGCACGGTTTGTCCAGCACCTGGAGTCCTTCCTGCAAAGTAAGTGCACCTCTCCCAGATACACTGATAACTGAAACATCCTCTCAGAAGCTTTTCCATCGACTCGTCCACGTATCTGAATATATCTGTTCGTATTGtttcccactctctctctctctctctctctctctcagggtATAACGACACGGAGCAGGAGAAGAACGAGGACTGCCCTAAAGGAGAGTATTTTATGCAGGACGATGGtgaggaaataaagaaaacgTGTCGCTTCAAGAGGGGCTCTCTGAGTTTTTGCTCTGGCCTTTCTGACACCACCTTTGGATATTCTGAGGGAAAACCCTGTGTGTTGCTCAAAATGAACAGGGTAAAACTTATTTTTGATGATTTTTGGGCTGGTttctctcatgtttttttttttagatgcttAACTGTGAACTGCACATTTGTCTTTATATCCCCTCATCTTTCAACctgttcttcctcctccttctaaACTACTTTCATCCCGtctctaaaataaaatgaataattatattaatttcTGACTTTggttccacacacacacacacacacacacacacaccgctaATAGtctcaacttttcctgtttcgCTCACCCCATAGATCATTGGCCTGAAGCCCCGTGGGGATCCCTATATCAACTGCACAGTAAAAGTAAACATTTCTCTTCGGACTGTATATGTTCTACTTGCTTGtatgtctattttttttcttttcctttcttccatATAAAAAGACACTGATAACCATAACAGTCtcaatattttctttctgttgatctttttttccttcttttttgtttgttttgtgtctgattTCTTTCTGCATGCTGTCACTGATGGCTTTAGGGTAAGATAAATTATGTAAATTCTCAGGATAAGGCCAGTAGGAGTGTTagaacatatttttattaagtAACATGTCATTATACATGTGCCTCTGAATTCATCATAGAGCCTTTTTAATCTAACGGGTGTCATTTCTAGCCACACATGTCTTTTTGCAGGTTAAAGCAGGACACATCATAGTcattgcttttccttttttatccCATGTCCTGTCTCGTGATCTTGGAAAAATGTCTGATTTGATATAAACTAaccaataaaacatttcatgtaATAATAAGTCGTAATGGGCTAACACATGATTTTGTTTGCAGAGAGATACCCCAATTCAAATGCAGTATTTTCCCAGTGAGGGACGTATTGACAAGATGTATTTCCCCTACTACGGCAAGAAAGCCCATGTAAGTGTTTATCCCCGGTCAGATCACGTCCTCTAAGATCCTCACACTGATGCATTATTGACAGATGGATGTCTCTTTCCTGATGCAGAAGAATTATGTGCAGCCTGTGGTGgctgtgaagctgctgcttaCCAGGGAGGAGTACAACAAGGAGCTGACAGTGGAGTGCAGGGTAGAGGGCTCAGACCTCCGCAACAACGACGAAAGGGATAAGTTCCTCGGCCGTGTCACCTTCCGGATCAAGGTTATCgagtaaaacagaaaaccaccggtaaaaatagaaaaacctGATGCAGAAGCTGCCCATGTTTGCTAAGgagttatgtttttaaaaaaaaaaaaaaaaaaaaggaaggaagtgTCAAAGACGTCACAAAGACGGTATTTTGAGATGTGGCCAAACAGTCTGATGCAGATTTGTTTGGCCTCCTGCAGGAAGGCCAGATACAGATCTTGAATGTTGTTTTTGGTGACATTTCTGACTCTTCTTTCCTTTGTGATTCCTTGCTGATCTCCTCAAAGATCCCCAGAACAAGACACAGGCTCTGCTCCTGACTATCCATCCTTTCATTCCCCTCTTGCACTGCTCATTCTTCactcagtatatttttattttctgttcttcagcATTGATGTGATTAGATAACTTATAGCCATTGCGACCAAGCCATTTGGAGGTGTTGTGTAATTGCTgatacaacttttttttttttttaaatgtttttagatCTTCCTGCTGTCAGGAAGTGAGTGTTGTTTTCATCTCTGCCAACTGTATGAATGACTTAGTATCACTGATGGTGAGAGGATTTTTAACTTGCTGTATAGTATAGCTGAGAAAGTAGAACATTCATTCCAACACATCTCCCGTGTGTTATCACATCACAAAGACCTCATAGCAACGTACCTTGATAATCAAGTATAACCACTATATCCCTGTATATGAAATGCCAGTTACAAAGTCCCTTTCTCCATATAAATACATTGTGATCCTTACCATATTTAGGGAATTATAGATAGATCTTTGTGTTGTGGTCTGCGTAACCACAACCAAGTCTtgtgctgtctgtctgtttgtctgcatgtctgtctatctgtctgccCATCTTACTGTTTGCTCACCTCTCCACTGCAATAGCCAATATGTGGGTGAGCCCTCCAGGAATAGATAAGTTGTCTTGCTCCACCTCGCGAGGTGCTGCGTATCGATGATGGCTGAGGCGACACACAGAAGCTAGGGTGTAAAAATTGCTTTAGGGCGGAGAGGCGCTGGAAAAAGcgttgcaaaaataaaaagttcacTGTAAactatgtactgtatatctttACGTGATCTGTATATCTATCTGGGTCTCAAAGATTGTTTGAtagttttctctcttcttcaaGCCTGTTGATCTGATTGTCTGCCAATCTATTACTCTtcaatgtatatatatatacactatcTACCATATTTACTTACTTCACACTGTATTTTTGTCACAAAACGCAATGTCTGTGCACTGTAAAGAAATAATTTAAGCAAAGATTTACAGGAAATTATCTTATTCAAAGCTATGTTTACACAGTCTTAAAAGGAACCCACATTTGAACAAACATCTTGTAACATCTCTTCAGGGTGCCTTAAGACCTGATGAAATAAATTGTGGAATAAAAGtgattttgaagaaaaaaaaatggctatTTTTACATCATTTCTTAACTTTATAGCTTTTTGCCAGTGGGAcgaaaagtaaaaatattaaatttacttAAATAAAGATAccaagaaaatataaaaatagttaATTACAAAATTGCATTCAAAATCATaattcaataaaacaacaatagtATTAATAGCAAAATAcaagcaaaacagcaaaagacAAAACTAAAGTGCTGTATAGAAGAAAAATGACCCATGTGATTgatatttatttgattattaatACATATATAGTATCTGATATGAACATTCAAgtgaagtacaagtacctcagtGTACCATTAATAACAGTATCTGTGTAATTTCACATATTTACTAACGACCATTGGTTTTATGGTCCCTGTTTGATCATTCAGGAACAAGATTTAATGTGGAAACTAAATTAAACAAAGGAATCTCTAAAATAACTATGTGGGAAAAATGTAGTTATAATATGCAATAGTTTGAATCAACAAATCTTTTGCAAAGAccattaattttaattaatcgcATTCTCACTGCCACATGAGGGAGCCAGAAACAAGACAGATGGAGCAATCTTGTAGTGAAAGTGTGGCTCAGCCATGGTGCTGCCATAAGGACTGAGCAGATGCACAGACCTGAGTAGGTTAGTGAGgcatttttcatttcctgtttgtgcaTCTTGTGGTTTTTCTGGCTTCACAAATTGATGTAGACAAATCCACACAGTTAAATAGGGCCCAGCTTTCCACAATATCACAGACCACAGCCGCTGGTAAATAAGTTTGGTGGTTAGATGCTTAATGTCTATACTAAAATGTTACTATTAGTTCAAACGTTTAGTACACTTGCAATGATTTGTAACCACCTGTTTAAGCCTTATTAAACAAAGCGCTTGGTTTCCCAGCAGTCAGGGTAAATGAGCCTTTGATTCACAGGTTATGTTTGGGGCTTGAACCCGGGCATGTTTGTCCGCAAGTGTAGTTATATTTCTAATTATTTAGATGTTTACTGAAGCGTAAATGGCATGGGAACGGTTGTACCTGTTACTATGCCCACAGAGGGTGCACGGGCCGTAGAAGTCAGAATATATCATGTCACTATTAGAAGTTGGATCACACCTGTCTGCTCTAATTTCACAGCACCTCTCTCCGTCCAGCTCCCACAGAGCCCCGAGGCAGCGGTAGTTCTGTCCCTCACTGTCAACAGCAGTCTGTGCCCAAGTCCTGCTATATGTGAGATAATCTCTTGGGGTTTAGTCAGAACAAACATCAACCAGTATCCACTAAGCTCTTAGCGTCCTTGAGTGAGACTGCTGTAAACAAGTGGTGTTGGAGACAAAAAGCAAATACCCAACAGatgaattaagaaaataaattgggAAAGGTTGTAGTTGTAGGATCTACACGGGTCGCACATTAAAGGCCATActtgtgttttatgtgtcagtgtttaaatgttttctacTGTTATTTTCTAAGGTTTTGTTCAAAAAACTCCATCAGTCAATTTACCTTTTCAGCATCCACAAGCTACTGGCCAATTTCTAGGACTATCTTCTTGATTTGCCAGAAACAAGGAGACGCTCGATAACCTGAAGGGATTTGAGCCTGATTTAAGCAAAGAAGGCGCAAAGATAACACTGATTATCGCCTTATCAGCTAAGAGTTTAACTTGGTATTCTGTGGCAGCCTGGAGGACAGCCTGGCTGTAGTCAGCATCCTGAAAGGGATTAATACAGCTGATATTTTTAGGTTTTACTCCAGAGTCCTCGGCAGCACTTTCCCTGTGGTTATATATAGTCCAGAGAACAAGTGGAACAGGGAAAAATTTGGGCCTTCTCTGACACTGGTTGTAGATGTGttcctaaaaataaaattaaaaaaagcattgGGACAAACATAGAAAGAAAAGACGCACGTTTTAAGacatatatattaatttattcaaaTCGTTTGAGATTCATGGAAATTTCTGCTTTACATCTCACATTTCTATAGTATCAGTTGTCTCATGTTGTATTTACAAGGACATGTATtatctgtatatatttataccatattaatattaattgtaAAAACTCAACTCCAAGGTCTGGAAAGTTCTGGATCTGGAAAAGCAAATGAATACCCTGAGACAGGTaaacaagaacaacaaagaTTTCCTAAACTAAACCAAGTCTCTAAGTTCAGCTTAACATCCACAAAGGTGGGATTTTTTTCATGACCTGGCTAATATCAGTCCACTTATCTCAAACTAAGAAAAGAGCCCTGAAGTATCACAGTGTTTCAGGGCTGTGGGTGGGGCCACCTACACATTCCTGGTACAGGAATATATTGCCCCCAATTCCTCTAAATGTACCTCCTCCATACACAGTAATTAACAGCCAACGAGCCTTCATTTCTCACTAAGTTGAGCCTCATAGCACCAACAGCAGAGGGACTCAGTGACAAGGTGTTCAGTattcatcattttctttaaaatcaatcctaaatTTAAATGACTTTCTGTACATTTTTTCTGTACATCTCTCTGTGCCTAGTTATAGATATATTTCCTTATATACAAGACATACAATAGCAACAATTGctttttatggttttaatgaaactaaaatatcaGTTGAGACGGCACAGCtcagcagtggttagcactgttgccgcACATCATGAAGGTGGCAGATTCAAGTCCTGTTCGACCctggactttgcatgttctccctgtgtctgtgtgggttttctgatactccagcttcctcacacagtgcacacacatgcaggtcgGGCTCAGGTTAATTGATGACTACATttcctgtaggtgtgaatgtgtgtctatATGTCAGCCTTATTACAGAgtagtgatctgtccagggtgtaccctgcttCTCACCcagcccccacccccacccttaCATAGATAATCAATGGATGGAAACCACCTACATGTAAATTTAGTGGCCAACCTTAATCAAGATCACAGCATATAATACTTAACAATACAACTGTCTCTTTCACATGTAGTTAAAAAGCACTTTTCATTGTAGAGACACTGTGACCTTATGATGGCATCAGTAAAAGATATAAGGTGAGTAGTGCTATGAAATATTGTTTAAATGTCTACACATCCAAATGTCTCAGTGTTCCAGTTCCAGGTTTAATGCAGAATGTAATGGCATTGTTTCATAAGGGAACCCTGTCGAAAAAatagtttctttgttttgtttcagacaGTTTCTCATAAAGTTACATAGTATTTCTGGCACAAGAGCCCTTAACTTATTTTTCTATCTTTATTGAAAACATCATAAAAATCACTCCTAGTTATGGTCAAAGTATTACTAGTCTACTATACGTAGACTACTATGTGTGCAACAGAAGCTGTGAATCAGAGAGATGATAAATACATCATCACATCCTCCATGTTTTACTGAACGTTGCCTCAAATACAGTAGATTTATAAACCATGAGCGTCCTTTCTAGAGAGGGATGGTACATCTTTCGCCACAAAGATGCTCGCGCTCACGTCTGTTGTAAAATATGATCAATCTTTTACAACGTATTaatgtgcatttgcatttgtaaTAATTGTGAGTTATTACTGGACATGATATTAAACGTAAGGGCTCACAGCAATATGCATGTCCCAGATTTCttgtcatcatcaccaccaccaccctcttTCCTGTTGGGATCACTGAGCTCGTCAAACAGTCCAGTGTCAATCATCTCCGTCTGCCACTGAATGGGCACAGCGCCTGTGTTAAACTCCTTGAAGAATTTCTCGTCCTTGGCGTCAAACTCAATGCCCCTGATCTCAGAGAACTCCGCAATGTCACCGATGTCCTTTGTGTAGACAACGTTAGGCTTGGGCTTCCATGGAGGCTCCACCAGCCCGGCCTCCAGACGGGGGAAGTTGATAGTCTTGAACCATTCGTGCTTCCTGGGATCCTCCATGTTGTTCCTAATGAAGAGGCAAAAAATATACTTCTCAAAGTGGCTACACAAGTTCATGCAACATGGTGGTTGGAGCAAAGTGAAGGTTTTTCTAGCATCCACTGTTATTTCACTAACTATCCTACCAAATTAGCATCTTTTTAAGTCTGAAACTACATGTGGAATTGATtatagatgttttgttttttttaattaattctaATAAACCAAACTGGGACTGAACCATTGTTGTAAGCCTTGTAATGGTTTTACagagaatatttattttaatagttaGACACAATACAAGAAAGTCTGACCTCATGCCCAGGCGCTCATCAATTTTTTTCTTGAGGAACAGCTGGATGATGTCCTTAGTAACTGCATCAAAGCATTTGTGTTCCCACTTGGGCTCCTCGTTGATAATGCGACGTTgcacctcctctttctccacctTCTCCTTCTTGCTCTCAGGGCCTTTGAAAGGTGTGTACCCTGCCACCATCTCATAGATACTGCAGCCCAGGGCCCACCAGTCCACTGACGTCCTGTATGGAGTTTTTGTCAGGAGCTCTGGGGCCATATATGCTCCAGTGCCAGCCTGGAGGAGTGCAAGATGAGGAGTAGAGAAGATTGACAGGAGCAATGAGATAGGTgcatatccatccattatctatactgcttatcctgcaGGGGGTCAtgggagccaatcccagctgactcTGGGCGAGAAGCGGGCTGACATGTAGGGATAGAAAACACTCAGACCACACTCATAGTCACACCTTTGGATGACACcttttagagtcaccaatcaaccaaACCTGCATGTGGACTGTGGGAGTATGTGCAGAACACCTATGCAGACAGGGGAGAACATGTACACATCTGTGTGGGTATTGGGTTTAAACCCAGACTCTTCTTACTatgaggcgacagtgctaactACTGCATCACCGTGTCTATGTagtttctttttctcagtgtttgtCCTGTGTGCTGATAGGGCCCACTATGCTGACCCACATGGAGACACTGATGCTGCAACAAAGATCCCCAAATAAGCTGGCCTATCTTCTGGCCTGTCGCTGCTCCCCTGTAGCACTGATATTTTATGGGAACAGATTAACAGCCTGATGCCCAGCCCCTGCAGCACCTAATATTCCGAGGTGGTCTCTGATCCGAGTACTAACTAGGCCCCACCGTGCTTGCCTCTGAGGGTAGTCAAGATCAGGACCGGGGCTAAGTGTATAGGGCCACCTTTGTGATACATATATGAGATATATCCTTCCATTAGATATTCCTACCTAGAAAGTATTTTTATATGATGATTAATGTTGACAACCTTCATATTTCCTCATTCATAAGGGTTAGACAGGTCAGTTCCCTGGTTTGTAAAAACCGTAATCAAGTAATCTTCTCTCTTTAACTTCTatccttctctcttttctccactCTTTCTCTGCCCCTCTGCTCCTTGTCTTCCCTCCCTCGCCCTGTGTGACCTCACCTGCTGCCTCAGACCAAGAGCTTAGTCCTAATGCTAAGCCTACTACCTGTCAAGAGTCATGTTTGTCTACATACTGCCAGAGTTGTCCAGCCTCTTATGTAAAGGCCATTTGTGGAATGCTTTCACTACTTGCAGAAATACGTAACAGCCAGACGACACAGCCATTTCTCTAATAtatagtgacacacacacaggaaactggCATAAAGCCTACTGCTCACTCTTTGTTACTGCAAGTAGGTCCTGAAGAAGCCCTGCTGGAAAAACCTGTTCAGGTGATCTCTTGGTTAGTACAGGTGAAGTGTTATTTAGGTATTACAAGGACTGTAAGATGCACTGTTCTTTTGTGGCCCCTTTAGACTAAATACTAAGTATATTTTAATACCACATAAAAGAGTGTGGGTCATTTAACAAGCCCTTACAACATCTGCTGTTGTAGTCATAAAAcctttaaagatttttttgcaGGACAGATTGTGATTACTAAACATGTCtagtaagtccagatgtgtgCTTTATTCCAAGACGTCTGCCACAATTTGGCCACAGATGTGCCTGCATAGACCCTTCAGACTGACTGATGACATGATACTCCACTGGCCAAACATCAGcaggtatgtgtgtatgttggtaTATATATGGTCATACAGGTTACAGAATTAAGAACAGAATTAATCTGATCTCAGTCCATATGACGAAGAGCTCTCTGAATAAGTCTCAGCACTGTTATAGTCCCCTTCTTTACAAACTAACATCTTTAAACATATTCAGTGTAAGTTTTTACCTGGATCTGTCAATCTAATCAGGGACAGACTTGTGTAATGCCCACTAAGCAGATTAGGGGACCAAAGCCAGCCTTGCCTGTGGGAGGTTAGCCCAGTCACTTTGGCTGGCTGAGGAGCATCAGAGTTCTGGATAATGAGCTTACTGGAGTTTCATAGAGCTGAGAGCTTACTCTTTGCTACTGCAAGTAAGTCCTGAAGAAACCCTATTGCAGCATTCCTCATCATTTTTCAGGTCATCCTTAAGTTTGGCCTACACTGTAGCTATTATCTGACACCCCATTCAAAttacatatgtttttgatcTAACCTGACTCATGTTTACAACTAAGTGATCGGTTTGACAGACCATCATAATGTTCTGTCACACTGATAACATTGTCTTTTACACATTGGCAGGTTATCCCGAATAGATGCAATAAGTCTTCTGCTCAGCCACCTTGAAACATCAAGCTGAACTCATTAACTACTTGGTAtccctgtttctctttctcagtgGAAGAAGAATTACAGATTACAGTGTTTAAGTGTTGTGGGGAAGAGCTCTATCAATATAACAGCTCTAAGGAAACAACTACATGCCGTTTACCAAGTTACTGGAGCAAACCCGCTTACACTTTTTGATTTCTACTTTAACAAGCACTGGGCTCTAACATAGCCCATACACATAATGGTGCCCTATAAATGGCCAAGGTACACTGTGACTGCTAAAAATTCAAATGAGTTGCATAATGGATTCAGAGATTCTCATTGCACAGATCTGTAAGCAAGCCAGTAATTCCCTGTCCAGAATTAAAGTGAAAACACCACCCAGACTGACATGCAGTTCAAGAGCCTGAGATCACTTTTTAGCCCCAACCTCTCGtgcaaataaatgaacacagacAAATGGAGATGTAGATGAGCTATCACCCAGCACTTTTGTTCAGTGGTTTATTCTGTGAGTTAGT from Mastacembelus armatus chromosome 17, fMasArm1.2, whole genome shotgun sequence encodes the following:
- the atp1b3a gene encoding sodium/potassium-transporting ATPase subunit beta-3a — encoded protein: MASTEDKAANKESASNWKDSIYNPRTGELLGRTASSWALILLFYLVFYCFLAGMFALTMWVMLLTLDDHAPKYRDRVPHPGLVIRPNTLDISFNKSEPLKYARFVQHLESFLQRYNDTEQEKNEDCPKGEYFMQDDGEEIKKTCRFKRGSLSFCSGLSDTTFGYSEGKPCVLLKMNRIIGLKPRGDPYINCTVKRDTPIQMQYFPSEGRIDKMYFPYYGKKAHKNYVQPVVAVKLLLTREEYNKELTVECRVEGSDLRNNDERDKFLGRVTFRIKVIE